DNA from Candidatus Coatesbacteria bacterium:
CTGTTTTGATGAATCCAAAGATATATGGTTCAAAAAAGGATGCTCGAATAGTTTTTTCATCGCCTAAAATTTGACGTATCGATTCCATGCTCAATTTACAGATTGATTCCTTTTGTTTTCTATTACGAAGTTTAATTATAAAATATGCTACTAACATTAATGCTGGTACTAGATAAAGTGTCCAACTGTTGGAATTGATAAAAGTTGATAATGCACCCTGATCGGCGGCCAGTAGAATGACTGTGTTGCCGAGCAATAAAACTGCGTTAGCTAAAAAATTGAAGGATTATCACCTAATTATGAACAAGCGTGAAGTATGCTCCTGAGGTAGTTTAGCGGGTTTTCGGCGTCACGATGGTTGAAGCTGAACGATCTTTCAGTGATCAAGAGTCGGTAGTTGCGCTTGAAGCCGCCATGGTCGGCTGTAAGCCGTCGCCGGCAAACTACCAGGGTCTTGTCGTATTTATCGCGCCTATGATCAAAACCGTTGAACGACAGTTTCTTATGGGCCGCCGACTATCGGCTTATCGGTGTAGCTGGTCGGGTCGAGCTCGGCCTGGCGAGCGGCGGTGCGGCGCCGGCGGATTGGCTTACAGTAGCGATAAGCCGTAGCGCGCCGGCTGCCCAACCCCCCGGCGGCTCGGACGATCGGGACGCCGAGCCGGAACAAACGGGCTATCTCACTTATGCGCCCGTCGGCGCGGCGGTAGTGGTAACGGTTGTTGCAGCCGGGACGGTTGCCGTGCCGCTCCGGCGACCAGCTCTTCCCCGACACATTGCCCGCCTCGATCGGTGGCGGGATGACCGACCCGTTCACGCCGCTGGAAGAACCCAACTGCAACAGCTGATGTTCTTCTCCCGTGATGATCCCTAACGTAAAGACGAACTAGACACGTTCAACCCGCTCTGTGAGTGATGATCCGACAGCTTTCATGCACCAGCAACACCAGGTGAAGCCGCCCAAAACGAACAACACAGGCTTTCTCGTACTGTCGCAGTCTTGGCTTTCAGAGCCGCGGTTGATTCACCAAGGCTGGGACTGTCCGCTGACTTCTGGGACACTACAAACAGGGCCGAACAATCGTTCGGCCCTGATATCAATGAGTTACGGTTGCAGCTACAGCGACAGCACCTGGGGACGGCCGTCGGTCTCGTCGATGATCACGCGGGGCGCCACGCCGTAAACCCGGCGCAGGTTGGCCGGGGTGACGACCTCGCCGGGCGGACCCTCGAGGGCCAGCCGTCCCTCGTTCAGGAACAGCAGTCGGTCGGCGTGACGGGCGGCCAGGTTCAGCTCGTGGGTCACCAGCAGGATACCCCGACCGGCGGCGCGCAGCTCGGCGAGGGTAGCCAGCAGGGCGGCGGTGTTGGCGGGGTCGAGGTGGTTGGTCGGTTCGTCCAGCAGCAGCAATTCCGCCCGCTGACAGAGGGCCTGAGCCAGGAAGACGCGCTGGCGCTCGCCGCCGGAGAGCTCGTCGATGCGGCGCCCGGCCAGACCGGCGACGCCGACGCAGCGCAGGGCCTCAGCGGCGGCGTTGTCGTCCGCCGCGCTCCAGGGGCCCAGACCGGGGCGATGGGCGTAGCGTCCCAACAGGACGGCTTCGCGGACGGTGTAGCCGACGGCCTTGGGCAGTAGTTGGGTCAGCCAGGCCACCCGCCGGGCGCGCTCCCGGGACTTCAACGTTGACACCGGCAATCCGCCGAGCAAGACGGTACCAGCCCGGGGCTCCAGATAGCCGCAGGCCGCGGCCAGGACCGTGGTCTTGCCCGCGCCGTTGGGACCGACGAGGGCCGCCAGCTCACCGGCGGCGACTCGAAAGCTCAGTTCACGCAGGACGTCGGCGCCGCCGGGGTAGCCGACGCTGATCCCGTGTAACTCGAGCAGCGTTTGACTCATCGTCGCCCTCGGCGTTTAGAAGATGTGTCCCAGGGCCAGGTGCAGCTCCCAGTTGTCGCCGTAATCGAGCACACCACGCTCACCAGCGGCGTAGCCGCGACCCGGCGCGCCGACGAAACCCAGGTCCAGGCGCACCGGGCCGATGGCCGTCAGATAACGCACGCCGAAACCGTAACCGACGGCCAGGTCGCCCAGGTCGACGAGGTCCGGATCCGGCCAGACCATCCCGCCGTCGACGAACAGGCCGAGGGAAAAATCGCTGTCGGAAAAGTCGATCCGCAGCTCGGCGTTGGCCAGCAGGCTGACCTCGCCGCCGACGGCGGCGTCGGCGGTGTCGCGCGGGCCGACGCTCTTTTCCGGGAAACCGCGCAGGGAGTAGGCGCCGCCGAGGAAGAAGCGCTCGTAGATCGGCACACTGGTCGAATCGGCGTGGGGCAGACAGAGACCGCCGTAGGCGTGCAGCGCCAAACGGACGCTGTCCCCGAAGGGCCGGTAGTAGGTCAACTCCTGGGTCAGCTTGTAAAAATCGTTGTCGCCGCCGAGGATACCACCGGCGTACTCGACGAAGGAATTGCTATAGAAACCGCGCCGGGGCAGGAAGGCGTCGTCGCGCAGGTCGGTGATGAACTGGGTGTTGAGGGCCGTGGTGTTGCGGAAGCCCCGCTGATCGGCCAAGTCCTCCGGGGCGTCGTCGGAGACCTCCCACAGGTTGGCCCGCTCGAAGCGCGCCCCGGGCGAGAGGGTGTAGTTCTCCGCGAACAGCCACTCCAGCCCCAAGTTGGCGCCGAAGCTGTCGACCTTGTAGCTTTCCAGGCGCTCGCGCTCGTAATACAGGCGCAACTTGCCGGCCAGGTTGCGCACGCTGAGCAACCAGGGCTCGCGGTAGGCGGCCTGGTAAAGCTCGCGCTCGAACTGGGTGTTGGCAAAGTCGTAGAGGAAGGCGGCGCCGACCTCCAGATGCTGGAGATTGCCGAAGAGATTGTCGTCGCCCCAGGTGATCTCGAAGCGGGCGCCGGACCCCGCCGCCTGGGAATACTCGTAACCGACGAGGAAGGCCAGCCAGTTGGTCTCGTCGGGCTCGAGCTCGAAGCGCAGCACCACCTCCGTCGCGCCCTCTTCGCGCCCGACCAGGCGGTGGTTGACGTTGTCGAACACCCCGGTGGCGTAGATGTTGCGCTGACTGGTGAAGACCTCGCCCATCGATAGCCAGTCGCCGACCTCGCAAACGATCTCCCGGCGGACGACGCGCTCCAGGATCGGCCGGTGGCCGACGATCTCGATCCCACCCAAGCGGACGCGCCGGCCCTCGTCGACGCTGAAGTGCATATCGACCAGGCGGCCCTGGACCTCGGTTTGGACCTCGACGGCGGCATAGATGTAGCCGTAGTCGGCGTAGAGGCTGCGCAATCTAGCCTCCAGGGTGTCGGTGTAGGCCAGGGTCCAGACGTCGCCGGTTTCGTAAGCCACGGACTCGCGGACCAGGGCGTCGTCGAGCTTGTCGTGGTGCTCGACGGTCACCTCACCGACCCGGCTGGGCGAGCCCTCGTCGACCTCGGCGTAGACGATCAGACCGCCACGCAAACCAAAGCGCCGCTCCGTGTAAACCTCGACGACGGCGTCGCTGAAGCCGTTGTCGCGGTACAGCTCTTCGAGGCGTTCGCGGCCGCGCTCCAGCCGCCGCTCGGAAAGATACTGGCCCGCGCGGACACCCAAGTTGGCCTTGAGGGTGCCGTCGGCCAGGTACTCGTTGCCGCGGAAGGCGACCCTGACGATCTCCTCGGGCTGATAGTCCTCCTCGGCCGCGACGGAAAGGCTCAGCGCCAGAACAAGGGTAAGCAAGAGTGGTTTCACAAGACCGGTGGGGTGGGGTTGAGGTGTACCGTTGTGATTCTCCGCTCAGCGTAGAGCGGATTAGGCGCCGTCGCCGGGGAGACCTTTGTCGATTCCTCGATGGCTCAGGAACGCCCGCCGCCGGAACCGGCACGGTTTTTGCGGAGGCGAACCGTCGCCGCCGCTCCGACGGGCGCCGAGATGCAAAAACCGTGCCGGTTCCGGCGGCGCCAGAGTCGTAGCCGGTGCGACACGCCGGGCACGGGCTGTTTAAGGTCTCCCCGGCGCGGTCGGTTAGAAGCTCAGCGAGGCATCGAGGTCGATGCGCAGGTCCCAGTTGGGCAGCTCGGGGTCCTCGAGGCGTTCGGTTTCGTCGTAGGGCCGGTTAATCCACAGGGGGAAGTGGGCTTCGAGGCTGGCCCCGGCGATGCGCCAGCGCAGCAGGGGTCCGCAGGAGGCCCGCCAGTTGTCGAAGTCGGCCAGCAGCTCGTCCAGGGTCGTGCCGCCGTCGCCGTAATCGAAGAACAGGCCGGCCTCGAAGCCCAGAGCGATAGGGAAGTCGAGTTCGGCGCTC
Protein-coding regions in this window:
- a CDS encoding ATP-binding cassette domain-containing protein yields the protein MSQTLLELHGISVGYPGGADVLRELSFRVAAGELAALVGPNGAGKTTVLAAACGYLEPRAGTVLLGGLPVSTLKSRERARRVAWLTQLLPKAVGYTVREAVLLGRYAHRPGLGPWSAADDNAAAEALRCVGVAGLAGRRIDELSGGERQRVFLAQALCQRAELLLLDEPTNHLDPANTAALLATLAELRAAGRGILLVTHELNLAARHADRLLFLNEGRLALEGPPGEVVTPANLRRVYGVAPRVIIDETDGRPQVLSL
- a CDS encoding BamA/TamA family outer membrane protein, giving the protein MKPLLLTLVLALSLSVAAEEDYQPEEIVRVAFRGNEYLADGTLKANLGVRAGQYLSERRLERGRERLEELYRDNGFSDAVVEVYTERRFGLRGGLIVYAEVDEGSPSRVGEVTVEHHDKLDDALVRESVAYETGDVWTLAYTDTLEARLRSLYADYGYIYAAVEVQTEVQGRLVDMHFSVDEGRRVRLGGIEIVGHRPILERVVRREIVCEVGDWLSMGEVFTSQRNIYATGVFDNVNHRLVGREEGATEVVLRFELEPDETNWLAFLVGYEYSQAAGSGARFEITWGDDNLFGNLQHLEVGAAFLYDFANTQFERELYQAAYREPWLLSVRNLAGKLRLYYERERLESYKVDSFGANLGLEWLFAENYTLSPGARFERANLWEVSDDAPEDLADQRGFRNTTALNTQFITDLRDDAFLPRRGFYSNSFVEYAGGILGGDNDFYKLTQELTYYRPFGDSVRLALHAYGGLCLPHADSTSVPIYERFFLGGAYSLRGFPEKSVGPRDTADAAVGGEVSLLANAELRIDFSDSDFSLGLFVDGGMVWPDPDLVDLGDLAVGYGFGVRYLTAIGPVRLDLGFVGAPGRGYAAGERGVLDYGDNWELHLALGHIF